In one window of Phycisphaerales bacterium DNA:
- the cyoE gene encoding heme o synthase has translation MDQVGVIAATPPSADIAPGDALVRAPRGMVRSLVETTKPGITRLVTVTSMVGFVMGAVTGNWTIGELLVTGLICMVGTALSAAGANSVNQWMERERDAVMPRTQRRPLPQGRVTPGAVLATGVALCVAGVAVLLLAGPIPSLISLACVVSYVALYTPMKTRTTLATFVGAIPGALPPLIGWTAANKGGGFESILEAGGLSLFAIMFIWQIPHFMAIAWMYKEDYRTGGYMVLPVVDEKGLWTALTVALWTLALIPATIFPAKVMPELLGLPYIVIAGGAAMFFGALAVRLIVTRTRSAARAVFFASIAHLPLVLLAMTVEAVLRTLL, from the coding sequence GTGGATCAAGTCGGCGTGATCGCCGCGACTCCTCCCTCGGCCGACATCGCCCCCGGTGATGCCTTGGTGCGTGCGCCGCGCGGGATGGTCCGCAGCTTGGTGGAGACCACCAAGCCCGGGATCACCCGGCTCGTGACGGTGACGTCGATGGTCGGCTTTGTCATGGGGGCGGTGACGGGCAACTGGACCATTGGCGAGCTGCTCGTGACCGGGCTGATCTGCATGGTCGGCACGGCCCTCTCGGCGGCGGGCGCTAACTCGGTCAACCAGTGGATGGAGCGCGAGCGGGACGCGGTGATGCCGCGGACTCAGCGACGGCCGCTGCCGCAGGGGCGGGTGACGCCGGGTGCGGTCCTCGCGACGGGCGTAGCGCTGTGCGTGGCGGGCGTCGCGGTGCTGCTGCTTGCCGGGCCGATCCCCAGCCTGATCTCGCTGGCGTGCGTGGTCAGCTACGTCGCGCTGTACACGCCCATGAAGACGCGGACCACGCTCGCGACCTTTGTCGGCGCGATTCCCGGGGCGTTGCCGCCGCTGATCGGATGGACTGCGGCCAACAAGGGCGGCGGGTTTGAGTCGATCCTCGAGGCCGGCGGGCTGTCGCTCTTTGCCATCATGTTCATCTGGCAGATCCCGCACTTCATGGCGATCGCCTGGATGTACAAAGAGGACTACCGCACCGGCGGGTACATGGTGCTGCCGGTGGTGGACGAGAAGGGGCTGTGGACGGCGCTGACCGTCGCCCTGTGGACCCTCGCCCTCATCCCCGCGACGATCTTCCCCGCGAAGGTCATGCCCGAGCTGCTGGGGCTGCCGTACATCGTGATCGCCGGCGGCGCGGCCATGTTCTTCGGAGCGCTCGCGGTACGGCTGATCGTTACGCGGACACGTTCCGCGGCCCGGGCCGTGTTCTTCGCGTCTATCGCCCACCTGCCGCTGGTGCTGCTGGCGATGACGGTGGAGGCGGTGCTGCGGACGCTGCTGTAG
- a CDS encoding HU family DNA-binding protein, whose protein sequence is MAKKASKSTAKAAPKPAKITPASKQRKKTEIFTLIADNVGISRKQVAGVFDVLGRMMAADLAKPSASQNRVFVVPGMMKVQSIYKAATKAAQKPNPFKPGEMMTVKAKPARTVIKIRPLKGLKQMV, encoded by the coding sequence ATGGCGAAGAAAGCGAGCAAGAGCACGGCCAAGGCCGCCCCCAAGCCGGCCAAGATCACCCCCGCGTCCAAGCAGCGCAAGAAGACGGAGATCTTCACGCTGATCGCCGACAACGTCGGGATCAGCCGCAAGCAGGTCGCCGGCGTGTTCGACGTGCTCGGCCGCATGATGGCGGCGGACCTGGCCAAGCCCAGCGCCAGCCAGAACCGCGTGTTCGTGGTGCCCGGCATGATGAAGGTGCAGTCGATCTACAAGGCCGCCACCAAGGCCGCGCAGAAGCCCAACCCCTTCAAGCCCGGCGAGATGATGACGGTGAAGGCGAAGCCCGCCCGCACCGTGATCAAGATCCGCCCCCTCAAGGGCCTGAAGCAGATGGTGTGA
- a CDS encoding pseudouridine-5'-phosphate glycosidase, with product MLINRARPASVALETTLLLHGVPRGQGEPLAYELARIVQDRGAHPLLVGVVAGRPTVGLTNEELTALLAADGVPKANSSNLGVFIARGRHAATTVSTTMELAAAAGVQVFATGGLGGVHRGYGEHLDISADLAAFTRFPVAVVTSGVKSILDVEATREALETLGVPVIGWQTDRFPAFYLRESAAGVDARFDDIGELAAYVRHELARTGRGIVVCNPIPAASELPRADWDRWLAEAINEAERAGIAGRETTPFLLAHLHGASGGATLRANLDLVRSNAALAAELARRLAPGVTA from the coding sequence ATGCTCATCAACCGGGCCCGCCCCGCGTCCGTCGCCCTCGAGACCACGCTGCTGCTGCACGGCGTGCCCAGGGGCCAGGGGGAGCCCCTCGCGTACGAACTCGCCCGCATCGTGCAAGATCGTGGCGCTCACCCGTTGCTGGTGGGGGTGGTGGCCGGGCGGCCGACGGTGGGGCTGACAAACGAAGAGCTGACGGCGCTACTCGCGGCCGACGGGGTGCCGAAGGCCAACTCTTCGAATCTCGGGGTGTTCATCGCGCGCGGGCGGCACGCAGCGACCACGGTGAGCACGACGATGGAGCTCGCGGCCGCGGCGGGCGTGCAGGTGTTCGCGACGGGTGGGCTGGGCGGCGTGCACCGCGGGTATGGGGAGCACCTGGATATCAGCGCCGACCTCGCGGCCTTCACACGCTTTCCGGTTGCGGTCGTCACCAGCGGCGTGAAGTCGATCCTCGACGTGGAGGCAACGCGGGAGGCACTCGAAACGCTCGGGGTGCCGGTTATCGGATGGCAGACGGACCGGTTTCCTGCGTTCTACCTGCGGGAGAGCGCGGCCGGCGTGGACGCCCGGTTCGATGACATCGGCGAGCTTGCCGCGTACGTGCGGCATGAGCTCGCCCGCACGGGTCGGGGGATCGTGGTGTGCAATCCGATCCCGGCGGCGAGTGAGCTCCCGCGGGCCGATTGGGACCGCTGGCTGGCGGAGGCGATCAACGAGGCCGAGCGGGCGGGTATTGCAGGCCGGGAGACGACGCCGTTCCTGCTTGCCCACCTCCACGGGGCGTCGGGCGGGGCGACGCTGCGGGCCAATCTGGACCTCGTTCGGAGCAATGCGGCCCTCGCGGCGGAGTTGGCGCGACGGCTGGCCCCAGGAGTGACCGCCTGA
- a CDS encoding endonuclease/exonuclease/phosphatase family protein — translation MRLITWNILHGGGPKRLPEIILSLLAHKPDVVVLTEFRVTRGSSIRGVLNDHGLEFHLTSRSTSRVNGILIASRVPLLPVLIAGAPENGRWLAARLPEQNLTVAGVHVPDDADAPGKRSYWEFLLGAAELWKTTDAVILGDFNTSRRGLDGGPKSQRCTKQLESLLGRGYVDAWRSRNPDKAEYSWFSHDGQGWRIDAAYLSPPLAERLQNAWYSQFEREAGLSDHAPLLVDLSPAALAHGVGCASAGMPNHRHKAGLFGGAASPTG, via the coding sequence GTGCGTCTGATCACCTGGAACATCCTGCACGGCGGCGGGCCCAAGCGGCTGCCGGAGATCATCCTCTCGCTGCTGGCCCACAAGCCCGACGTGGTGGTTTTGACCGAGTTCCGAGTGACGCGGGGCAGCTCGATCCGCGGCGTGCTCAACGACCATGGGCTGGAGTTCCACCTCACCTCCCGCAGCACGTCGCGCGTCAATGGGATCCTGATAGCCTCGCGCGTGCCGCTGCTGCCGGTTCTGATCGCGGGCGCACCGGAGAATGGGCGCTGGCTCGCCGCGAGGCTGCCGGAGCAGAACCTGACCGTCGCGGGCGTCCATGTGCCCGATGACGCCGACGCGCCGGGGAAGCGCTCGTACTGGGAGTTCCTGCTTGGCGCCGCCGAATTGTGGAAAACTACGGACGCGGTGATCCTCGGCGACTTCAACACCTCGCGCCGGGGGCTCGACGGCGGGCCCAAGTCGCAGCGGTGCACGAAGCAGCTCGAGTCGCTGCTGGGTCGGGGGTACGTGGACGCGTGGCGCTCGCGGAACCCCGACAAGGCCGAGTACTCGTGGTTCAGTCACGACGGCCAGGGGTGGCGGATCGACGCGGCGTACCTGTCGCCGCCACTCGCGGAAAGGCTGCAAAATGCGTGGTATTCACAGTTTGAGCGCGAGGCAGGGCTGTCGGACCACGCGCCGCTGCTAGTGGACCTGAGCCCGGCGGCGCTCGCCCATGGCGTGGGGTGCGCGAGCGCGGGGATGCCCAATCACCGGCACAAAGCGGGGCTTTTCGGAGGGGCGGCGTCCCCCACCGGCTGA
- a CDS encoding pyridoxal phosphate-dependent aminotransferase — protein sequence MTTAPSAPPASPSFPAFRPLPFMGVIRVNNEAMKNGWKMGAPDWANLGQGQPEIGELEGAPARFDELEIDTPDHGYGPVEGIPELREAVAAHYNRLYRKNHPSQYTAANVMIAPGGRAALTRIGASLSDLTLGYFTPDYTAYEDLLVTFSRIRPTWIELRPEKNWRIGHEELDARVVKEKIGALLISNPCNPTGAVVSGRELAAWTEIARTRNCTLLMDEFYSHYSFADGRVRPSISAAQCVREVNTDPVVIIDGLTKCFRYPGWRVGWVVAPVPIINALTAAGSFLDGGPSRPIQRAAVMVLEPARADQETKATAVEFALKQHLTITALRGMGIEVPGKPEGTFYVFGDISKLPEPLNTGEGFMYAAFKHKVLTVPGEYFDVNPNRSRPAPSPLRGFVRFSFGPPRKVLEAGLGRLAEMVAKYRKNA from the coding sequence ATGACCACCGCCCCCAGCGCCCCGCCCGCGTCTCCTTCGTTCCCCGCGTTCCGGCCGCTGCCTTTCATGGGCGTGATCCGCGTCAACAACGAGGCGATGAAGAACGGCTGGAAGATGGGCGCGCCCGACTGGGCGAACCTCGGCCAGGGGCAGCCAGAAATCGGCGAACTCGAGGGCGCGCCGGCGCGCTTCGATGAGCTCGAGATCGACACGCCCGACCACGGCTATGGGCCGGTCGAGGGCATCCCGGAGCTGCGCGAGGCGGTGGCGGCGCACTACAACCGCCTCTACCGCAAGAACCACCCGTCGCAGTACACCGCAGCCAACGTGATGATCGCACCCGGCGGCCGCGCGGCCCTCACCCGCATCGGCGCGAGCCTGAGCGACCTCACGCTCGGGTACTTCACGCCCGACTACACCGCCTACGAGGACCTGCTCGTCACCTTCAGCCGCATCCGCCCCACGTGGATCGAGCTGCGCCCGGAGAAGAACTGGCGCATCGGGCACGAGGAGCTCGACGCCCGCGTGGTGAAGGAGAAGATCGGGGCGCTGCTCATCAGCAACCCATGCAACCCGACGGGCGCGGTCGTCAGCGGGCGCGAGCTCGCGGCCTGGACCGAGATCGCCCGCACCCGCAACTGCACGCTGCTGATGGACGAGTTCTACTCGCACTACTCCTTCGCGGATGGACGGGTGCGGCCGTCGATATCCGCGGCCCAGTGCGTGCGCGAGGTCAACACCGACCCCGTCGTGATCATCGATGGCCTGACCAAGTGCTTCCGCTATCCGGGGTGGCGCGTGGGCTGGGTGGTGGCGCCGGTGCCGATCATCAACGCACTCACGGCCGCGGGCAGCTTCCTCGACGGCGGGCCGTCCCGCCCCATCCAGCGGGCGGCGGTGATGGTGTTGGAGCCCGCGCGGGCGGATCAGGAGACGAAGGCGACGGCCGTGGAGTTCGCCCTCAAGCAGCACCTGACGATCACCGCACTCCGAGGCATGGGCATTGAGGTCCCTGGCAAGCCCGAGGGCACGTTCTACGTGTTCGGCGACATCAGCAAGCTGCCCGAGCCGCTGAACACAGGCGAGGGCTTCATGTACGCCGCGTTCAAGCACAAGGTGCTCACCGTTCCCGGGGAGTACTTCGATGTGAACCCGAATCGCAGCCGCCCGGCGCCCTCGCCGCTCCGTGGCTTCGTGCGGTTCAGCTTCGGCCCACCCCGCAAGGTGCTGGAGGCCGGCTTGGGTCGGCTGGCCGAGATGGTCGCCAAGTACCGCAAGAACGCCTGA
- the thiE gene encoding thiamine phosphate synthase — translation MADSLLRIIDANANRAREALRVMEDVARFVLNSTELSKGLKHLRHDFQGAVELLPADRLRLLAARDTPGDVGTVIKTRPEMCREGVARIAAAAGSRLTEALRSLEEAAKALTAPGAAAAFEQVRYRAYTWDQRLALALGAFDRRRQWRLCVLITESLCRVHGWQEVARLALEGGADSLQLREKTLDSRELLERARILVQLAAPHGAAVIVNDRPDIALLAGAQGVHVGQTDLHVHEVRRITGSRLLVGVSTENMEQAVAAVEAGADYCGVGPMFPTTTKGKPRIVGPQYLKDYLRDERTREVPHLAIGGITAENIGRLLEVGVRGVAVSSVVCGAEDPAAVCRRLVGAISTAPVSGP, via the coding sequence ATGGCCGACTCCCTGCTCAGGATCATCGACGCGAACGCCAACCGCGCCCGCGAGGCGCTGCGGGTGATGGAGGACGTCGCCCGGTTCGTGCTGAACAGCACGGAGCTTTCGAAGGGGCTCAAGCACCTGCGGCACGACTTCCAAGGGGCCGTCGAGCTCCTGCCCGCCGACCGCCTGCGGCTGCTGGCGGCGCGAGACACGCCCGGGGACGTTGGTACGGTCATCAAGACGCGGCCCGAAATGTGCCGGGAGGGCGTGGCACGGATTGCCGCGGCCGCGGGGTCGCGACTGACCGAGGCGCTGCGGTCGCTGGAAGAAGCGGCGAAGGCACTTACGGCCCCGGGGGCGGCGGCGGCGTTCGAGCAGGTGCGGTACCGCGCGTATACCTGGGACCAGCGGCTGGCCCTTGCGTTGGGGGCGTTCGACCGGAGAAGGCAGTGGCGGCTCTGCGTGCTGATCACCGAGTCGCTGTGCCGGGTGCATGGCTGGCAGGAGGTGGCCCGGCTTGCCCTTGAGGGCGGGGCCGACTCCCTGCAGCTGCGTGAGAAGACGCTCGACTCTCGCGAACTGCTAGAACGCGCCCGCATCCTGGTGCAGCTCGCTGCTCCGCACGGTGCCGCGGTGATCGTGAACGATCGGCCCGACATCGCCCTCCTCGCCGGCGCTCAGGGCGTGCACGTTGGCCAGACCGATCTCCACGTGCACGAGGTGCGGCGCATCACGGGGTCCCGCCTGCTTGTGGGAGTTTCGACTGAGAACATGGAGCAGGCGGTCGCGGCCGTGGAGGCGGGGGCGGACTACTGCGGCGTGGGGCCGATGTTCCCGACGACCACGAAGGGCAAGCCGCGCATCGTGGGTCCGCAGTACCTCAAGGACTATCTGCGGGACGAGCGGACGCGGGAGGTGCCGCACCTGGCGATCGGCGGGATTACCGCCGAGAACATCGGACGGCTCCTCGAGGTGGGCGTGCGGGGCGTGGCGGTGTCGTCGGTGGTGTGTGGAGCGGAGGATCCGGCGGCGGTGTGCCGGAGATTGGTTGGGGCGATTTCCACAGCGCCGGTGTCGGGGCCCTGA
- a CDS encoding M28 family peptidase, translated as MLTTAMCVMLALGQPGDAPSPLVHEGVPREHDATIKGYFGRLDLRVAINDLITPEALRAWHMDLAKEPHIAGTEGSARVVEKLRAGFEGLGLKTEVWDFYPLLCEPIAAELEVIAPERLTLDLAEKPVRGDPDSAKIGFGWNAYSGSGEVTAGVVYANYGTKADFEKLAAMGVSVKGKIVLARYGGNYRGYKAKFAEAAGAAGLIIYTDPADSGYMKGLVYPEGGYANDCCIQRGSIVTLPWQGDPLTPGRPATEEAERLKESEVALPRIPVQPASYAAANEILSRMTGEAVPEGWQGGLPFTYRIEGGDELKVRLKVEQKRVVKKASNVIARIEGSTYPEQLVIVGCHHDAWNNGAADPLAGTIAMMECARAFAELEKKGERPLRTIVFAAWDAEEFGIIGSSEWVEAHRDELTKNGIAYINLDMASMGLDFGSAASPSLRRVIADAASSVPQPKQAGKTVLDAWRERTKTSDGIPPFGDLGGGSDHVAFLCHAGVPSCSMGGSGSKGNSYHSAYDTLPWYWKTVGTDYESARMVARVTAQTVERLAYQERLPLDFAPVANDVRAKAAVLKEKTIAASIYPPHTAGVAASFDVLHKAADQFEQAWSEFEKSNLPPHAANAHLMRLDRLWLTPEGLPDRPWFRNSYAAPDEDSGYSSWILPGINAAIARRSEQMLADELIRVKSTLEKAADVLRNGLGETPSSAGQ; from the coding sequence ATGCTGACCACGGCGATGTGTGTGATGCTGGCCCTTGGACAGCCCGGCGACGCGCCCAGCCCACTCGTGCACGAAGGGGTCCCCCGCGAGCACGACGCGACCATCAAGGGCTACTTTGGCCGCCTTGACCTGCGCGTGGCCATCAACGACCTCATCACGCCCGAGGCCCTCCGCGCCTGGCACATGGACCTCGCGAAGGAGCCCCACATCGCCGGCACCGAGGGCAGCGCCCGCGTCGTGGAGAAGCTTCGCGCGGGCTTTGAGGGCCTTGGCCTCAAGACCGAGGTATGGGACTTTTACCCGCTGCTCTGCGAGCCCATCGCCGCCGAGTTGGAAGTGATCGCCCCCGAGCGTCTCACCCTCGACCTCGCCGAGAAACCCGTCCGCGGCGACCCCGACAGCGCCAAGATCGGCTTCGGCTGGAACGCCTACAGCGGCAGTGGGGAGGTCACGGCCGGCGTTGTCTACGCCAACTACGGCACCAAGGCGGACTTCGAGAAGCTCGCGGCGATGGGCGTCAGCGTCAAAGGCAAGATCGTCCTGGCACGCTACGGCGGCAACTACCGCGGTTACAAAGCCAAGTTCGCCGAGGCCGCGGGAGCCGCCGGCCTCATCATCTACACCGACCCCGCGGACAGCGGGTACATGAAGGGCCTGGTGTACCCCGAGGGCGGCTACGCCAACGACTGCTGCATCCAGCGCGGCTCGATCGTGACGCTGCCCTGGCAGGGCGACCCCCTCACCCCGGGCAGGCCCGCGACAGAAGAGGCCGAGCGCCTCAAAGAGAGCGAGGTCGCGCTGCCCCGCATCCCCGTGCAGCCCGCGTCCTACGCAGCGGCAAATGAGATCCTCTCGCGTATGACCGGCGAGGCCGTGCCTGAAGGTTGGCAGGGTGGCCTGCCCTTCACCTACCGCATTGAAGGCGGCGACGAGCTCAAGGTGCGGCTGAAGGTCGAACAGAAGCGCGTAGTTAAGAAGGCCTCGAATGTCATCGCCCGCATCGAGGGCAGCACCTACCCCGAGCAGCTGGTCATCGTCGGCTGCCACCATGACGCCTGGAACAACGGCGCCGCGGACCCCCTCGCGGGCACCATTGCCATGATGGAGTGCGCCCGTGCCTTCGCCGAGCTCGAGAAAAAAGGCGAGCGCCCGCTCCGGACCATCGTGTTCGCCGCGTGGGACGCCGAGGAGTTCGGCATCATCGGCTCCAGCGAATGGGTTGAGGCCCACCGCGACGAGCTCACGAAGAACGGCATCGCCTACATCAACCTCGACATGGCCTCCATGGGCCTGGACTTCGGCAGCGCCGCCTCTCCCAGCCTCCGCAGGGTCATCGCCGACGCGGCCTCCAGCGTCCCTCAGCCCAAACAGGCGGGAAAAACCGTCCTCGACGCGTGGCGCGAACGCACCAAGACCAGCGACGGCATCCCGCCCTTCGGCGACCTCGGCGGCGGCAGCGACCACGTCGCGTTCCTCTGCCACGCCGGTGTTCCCAGCTGCTCCATGGGCGGCAGCGGCTCGAAGGGGAACTCGTACCACTCCGCATACGACACGCTGCCGTGGTACTGGAAGACGGTGGGGACCGACTACGAATCAGCGCGGATGGTGGCGCGGGTGACGGCGCAGACAGTGGAGCGGCTGGCGTACCAGGAGCGCCTCCCGCTCGACTTTGCTCCGGTGGCCAATGACGTCCGGGCCAAGGCGGCGGTTCTCAAGGAGAAGACGATCGCCGCTTCGATCTACCCGCCCCACACCGCCGGCGTCGCGGCTTCGTTTGACGTACTCCACAAAGCCGCTGATCAGTTCGAGCAGGCGTGGTCGGAGTTCGAGAAGAGCAACCTGCCCCCGCACGCGGCCAACGCCCACCTGATGAGGCTCGACCGGCTCTGGCTCACGCCCGAGGGGCTCCCGGACCGCCCTTGGTTCCGCAACAGCTACGCCGCCCCCGACGAGGACTCCGGCTACAGCTCGTGGATCCTGCCAGGCATCAACGCGGCCATCGCACGTCGCAGCGAGCAGATGCTGGCTGACGAGCTGATCAGGGTGAAGAGCACGCTCGAGAAGGCAGCCGACGTTCTACGGAACGGCCTCGGCGAGACCCCGTCCTCCGCTGGCCAGTGA